TTGCACATCCGGTGCACCTGTATTGGGGCGTGCGCCGTCCTGAAGACTTCTACGAAATCCGGCACTGGGATGAGTGGAAAAAGCTGCCAAATCTGCAACTGCACAAAGTTGTCAGCGATTTGTGTGGATGGGAAGGGCGCTGCGGCCTGCTGCACGAGGCCGTGTGTGAAGACATCAGCGACCTGAAAGCCATTCACGTCTATGGCAGTGGCTCGCCAACGATGATTTACGCGACCCTTGATGCGCTCGTCAACGCTGGCATGGATGCGCATCAGATGCGCGCTGATGTATTCGCCTACGCGCCTCGTTCATAAGCGAGGCTCTGCTGAATCCCCAAGCCGACGTCCAGCCGGCTTCACGCTTGCGCGCTGCACGCACGCTACGCTGAATTCGTCCGTTAGTGCCCCTGCGGGCACTGACGTGCTTCTGTAGTGTTGCCTCTTCAGTTCTAAGACCAGACAAACGGTCAATCTTCGCTACGCCGTCCAGTGGCGCTGTCGATGGAGTGCTAATTGCATCGCCTCCATCACGGATTAAGGTTTTTGTCGCGTGACTCGCAGGTTTGGGGCTTTGTCTGAGAGTTATGCTGCCCGCAGCGGTGCTGAGTGTTGATCCGGTGTTGCGTGGCATGCTCTAGAAGTGTTCAGCAAGATGTCGAGCGTTGCGCTGGCCTGCATGGGTCAGAGGGGGAGCAGATGGGGAATCAAATCAACAGCTTGGTGGCGGCCGTTCATGATGGCCTGGGACTGGCTTACCCGCCGGTCATAGACTTGGGGCCGAAGCTGACCCGCGAGCAGCTGCTGGCTTCCATGCACGCGACCATGACCCGGCACCGGGGTGGGCCGGTCTGGTTGTTTGCCTACGGCTCTTTGATCTGGCGACCGGAATGCACCGCGATAGAGCGGCAACGCGGTCGTGTGTACGGCTACCATCGCGGCTTGTATCTCTGGTCCCACGAACACCGCGGCACGCCGGAGCAGCCAGGCCTGGTATTCGGGCTGGATCGAGGCGGCTCGTGCAGCGGTTTTGCCTATCGTCTGCCTGACGACAATCTCGAAGAATCGCTGTTGGCACTTTGGCAACGAGAGATGCCGTTCCCGTCGTATCGACCGCACTGGCTCAACTGCCGTCTTGCCGATGGCACCAAGGTTCAGGCTTTGGGTTTCGTACTCGAACGTCACTTGCCCAGCTACGCCGGTAATCTTCCCGATAGCGTGCTCACACAAGTCCTCGCCAGCGCCAGCGGCCGCTATGGCACCACACGCGACTATGTCGAACAAACCGTTCACGCACTGCGCACCCATGCCATGCCGGATTTGAATCTGGAGGCAAGGCTGAGGCGCTGTGGGTCGGTGGGCGAGTTGCTTGTGTAGGAGCGGGCTGGTTCGCGAGACGGCGTCATGAGTTGAATCCATTCCTACGCCTCGCGATTGAATTCGCGCCTACAGATTGGTACAACCGCCGGTCTACGCGGCGATGTCACGGCTCTTGCTGGCGACCTGCGTGTGCCACAGCGTCGGCGCCAGGAACACCATCGCCAGCACGCACGCGATGATCAGTAGAATGAAACCGCCGTCCCAGCCGAAATGGTCCACCGTGTAGCCCATCAGCGCACTTGCCGCGACCGAACCACCCAGATACCCAAACAAGCCGGTGAAGCCGGCCGCAGTGCCCGCTGCTTTCTTCGGTGCAAGCTCAAGCGCCTGCAGGCCGATCAGCATCACTGGGCCATAGATCAGAAAGCCGATAGACACCAGCGCGATCATGTCGACAGTCGGATTGCCCGGCGGATTGAGCCAATAGACCAGCGTCGCAATCGTCACCATGAACATGAAGACCATACCCGTCAGGCCGCGATTACCCCGGAAGATCTTGTCCGACATCCAGCCGCACAAGAGCGTCCCCGGAATGCCCGCCCACTCATAGAAAAAGTACGCCCACGACGTGGTGTCGACCGTGAAGTGCTTGGCTTCTTTCAAGTAGGTTGGCGCCCAGTCCAGCACGCCGTAACGCAGCAGATAAACGAACACGTTCGCGAGTGCGATGTACCAGAGCATTTTGTTGCGCAGCACGTATTTGACGAAGATTTCCTTGGCGCTGAATTCTTCCTCATGGCTCGCATCGTAGCCTTCCGGGTAGTCGTTCTTGTACTCCTCAACGGGCGGAAGACCGACCGATTGCGGCGTGTCACGCATGGTGACGAATGCAAATATAGCCACCAGTAAAGCGACTGCGGCAGGCACGTAGAACGCCGCATGCCAGTCATTCGTCCAGCCCAGCCCGAGCAGGAACAGCGGCCCGATCAAGCCGCCACCGACGTTATGCGCAACGTTCCACACCGATACCACGCCGCCGCGTTCTTTCTGCGACCACCAATGCACCATCGTCCGCCCACTCGGCGGCCAGCCCATGCCTTGCGCCCAGCCGTTGATGAACAACAGGACAAACATGATCGTCACGCTGGATGTCGCCCAGGACGAAAACCCGAACACAAACATCACGGCCGCTGAGACCAAGAGGCCGAACGGGAGGAAGTAACGGGGGTTCGAGCGGTCGGACACGATGCCCATCAGAAACTTCGACAACCCGTACGCAATCGCAACTGCGGACATGGCCACGCCCAATTGGCCGCGCGTGAAGCCCTCATCAATCAAGTACGGCATTGCCAGGGAAAAGTTTTTACGCAGCAGGTAGTAGCCAGCGTAACCAATAAAGATGCCAGCGAAGATCTGCCAGCGCAGCCTTCGGTAGGTGCTATCAACGCGTTCTTCAGGCAAGGGCGCCTGGTGTGCGGCAGGGCGGAAGAAGGCAAACATCGTGTCTCTCCATTTTTTTGTTTTGTTCTGCGAATCCGAATATTACATTTTCATTACAGAAAATAGGAAGGCTTCTCATCGGATAAAACGCCGCAAAGCCGGGGGGGGGCGTGTTGGAATACGAACATGTCGTGAATGTGTAGCCCGCACCGGCTTATTCAGGACGCGTCCTACAAGGGATCGGGAAGCAGGGAGGTTATTGCTGTTGGCGTGAAGCCATACCATCGCGGCCAACAGCTAAGAGGGCGCCGATGGTGAGGTTAGGTAGGAAGTTATGTGCGTTTGCTTTGTGCGTGCTGTGTACGTTTGATGGCCTCGCCGATGAGATTTTTGACGAGCCCGAGCTGGAATATTTGCGGTTTGAGCCGCCTGTGTTTCCTGCCTCATTTCGCAAGCCGGTGTATGGGTCGGTACGAATTACGTACTGGGTAACCCGCGATGGAAAGCTCATCGACCTTGACGTGGAGCACAGCTCCCATCCTGAATTCGAACGGTCAGTGCGTCAGGCCGTTGCACTTTGGAGGTTCAAACCTTG
The DNA window shown above is from Pseudomonas sp. BSw22131 and carries:
- a CDS encoding gamma-glutamylcyclotransferase gives rise to the protein MGNQINSLVAAVHDGLGLAYPPVIDLGPKLTREQLLASMHATMTRHRGGPVWLFAYGSLIWRPECTAIERQRGRVYGYHRGLYLWSHEHRGTPEQPGLVFGLDRGGSCSGFAYRLPDDNLEESLLALWQREMPFPSYRPHWLNCRLADGTKVQALGFVLERHLPSYAGNLPDSVLTQVLASASGRYGTTRDYVEQTVHALRTHAMPDLNLEARLRRCGSVGELLV
- the glpT gene encoding glycerol-3-phosphate transporter, with the translated sequence MFAFFRPAAHQAPLPEERVDSTYRRLRWQIFAGIFIGYAGYYLLRKNFSLAMPYLIDEGFTRGQLGVAMSAVAIAYGLSKFLMGIVSDRSNPRYFLPFGLLVSAAVMFVFGFSSWATSSVTIMFVLLFINGWAQGMGWPPSGRTMVHWWSQKERGGVVSVWNVAHNVGGGLIGPLFLLGLGWTNDWHAAFYVPAAVALLVAIFAFVTMRDTPQSVGLPPVEEYKNDYPEGYDASHEEEFSAKEIFVKYVLRNKMLWYIALANVFVYLLRYGVLDWAPTYLKEAKHFTVDTTSWAYFFYEWAGIPGTLLCGWMSDKIFRGNRGLTGMVFMFMVTIATLVYWLNPPGNPTVDMIALVSIGFLIYGPVMLIGLQALELAPKKAAGTAAGFTGLFGYLGGSVAASALMGYTVDHFGWDGGFILLIIACVLAMVFLAPTLWHTQVASKSRDIAA